In Xiphias gladius isolate SHS-SW01 ecotype Sanya breed wild chromosome 16, ASM1685928v1, whole genome shotgun sequence, a genomic segment contains:
- the adarb1b gene encoding double-stranded RNA-specific editase 1 isoform X1, whose translation MKIYQEFNFKIKNHFTKTFFNSAFNFGKGILLRLHHRFKNNRCIDDVLLFAVILVDFRLRFSMKLKADSSCYNEGTQITGSVPKSDKGIYKFCIYKILQRRRCKLLFLGTAGSSSTDVKENRNLDNVSCKDGLGVAEQLPNGSGLGSRKRPLEEGNSGHTHSKFRAKKRKKTPGPVLPKNALMQLNEIKPGLQYKLLSQTGPVHAPVFVMTVEVNGQMFEGMGPTKKKAKLNAAEKALRSFVQFPNASEAHLAMGRTLTVNTDFTSDQADFPDMLFNGFETPAAPEESFYLGSNGSSSLNSLGEYPLPTPPGSNLVQAPLPPPLAFNSPSSGKNPVMILNELRPGLKYDFVSESGESHAKNFVMSVTVDAQTFEGSGRNKKLAKARAAQAALSALFNMQLDQTPSRQPIPREGLQLHLPQVLADAVSRLVVDKFSELTDNFTSPHARRKVLAGVVMTTGTDVKEAQVICVSTGTKCINGEYMSDRGLALNDCHAEIIARRSLIRYLYTQLEFFLSNSKEDHLKSIFVHCDKGGYRLKDNVQFHLYISTSPCGDARIFSPHEAGVEDQGDRHPNRKARGQLRTKIESGEGTIPVRSSNTIQTWDGVLQGERLLTMSCSDKIARWNVVGIQGSLMSYFTEPIYFSSIILGSLYHADHLSRAMYQRIADIEDLPQQFTLNRPLLSGISNAEARQPGKAPNFSVNWTVGDQALEVINATTGKDDMGRASRLCKHTLYSRWVRLHSKLSSILRIKVLKPSSYHEAKQAATEYHSAKQALIKAFHKAGLGAWVKKPIEQDQFTLSS comes from the exons ATGAAGATATATCAAgagtttaatttcaaaattaaaaaccattttaCCAAAACTTTTTTCAATAGTGCTTTTAACTTTGGAAAAGGTATACTTCTGAGATTACACCATCGCTTTAAGAACAATAGATGTATTGATGATGTTCTACTATTTGCAGTAATATTAGTAGACTTTAGGTTAAGAttttcaatgaaattaaaagcaGATTCATCTTGCTATAATGAAGGAACACAAATCACTGGTTCAGTTCCAAAGAGTGATAAAGGAATCTATAAATTTTGCATTTACAAGATCCTGCAACGAAGGCGTTGTAAGTTACTCTTTCTGGGCACCGCAGGTTCGAGCAGCACCGACGTTAAGGAAAACCGAAATCTGGACAACGTGTCCTGCAAAGATGGGCTGGGAGTGGCTGAACAGCTCCCCAATGGAAGCGGCCTGGGCAGTCGAAAGCGCCCCCTAGAGGAGGGAAACAGTGGTCACACACACTCCAAGTTCCGTGCCAAGAAGCGCAAGAAAACACCAGGGCCAGTCTTGCCCAAAAATGCTCTGATGCAGCTGAACGAAATCAAACCGGGTCTACAGTACAAATTGTTGTCTCAGACAGGACCAGTCCATGCACCAGTTTTTGTCATGACTGTGGAGGTCAATGGACAGATGTTTGAGGGCATGGGCCCAACAAAGAAGAAGGCTAAACTGAATGCAGCTGAGAAAGCACTGCGTTCCTTCGTCCAGTTCCCCAATGCCTCTGAGGCACACCTGGCCATGGGTCGAACACTGACGGTGAACACAGACTTTACATCTGACCAAGCTGACTTCCCAGATATGCTCTTCAACGGCTTTGAGACACCAGCCGCACCTGAAGAGTCCTTCTATCTAGGCTCCAATGGTAGCAGCTCCTTAAACTCACTAGGAGAGTACCCACTGCCCACACCACCTGGCAGCAACCTTGTCCAGGCCCCATTGCCCCCTCCATTGGCATTCAACTCGCCCTCCAGTGGCAAAAACCCAGTCATGATCCTCAATGAGCTCAGGCCAGGCCTCAAATATGACTTTGTCTCAGAGAGCGGGGAGAGTCATGCCAAGAATTTTGTGATGTCAGTAACAGTGGATGCACAGACGTTTGAAGGCTCAGGGCGCAACAAGAAGCTGGCTAAAGCCCGGGCAGCACAAGCCGCCCTCTCCGCTCTCTTCAACATGCAGCTAGACCAGACACCATCCCGGCAACCCATTCCGAGGGAGGGATTGCAGCTTCACCTACCCCAG GTTCTGGCTGATGCCGTCTCCCGCCTGGTGGTGGATAAGTTCAGTGAGCTGACAGACAACTTCACCTCCCCCCATGCGCGACGGAAAGTCCTAGCAGGGGTCGTCATGACAACAG GGACAGATGTGAAGGAAGCACAGGTCATTTGTGTCTCCACAGGAACCAAATGCATCAACGGTGAGTACATGAGTGACCGCGGCCTGGCACTCAATGACTGCCACGCTGAGATAATCGCCCGACGCTCGCTCATCAGGTACCTCTACACTCAGCTGGAGTTCTTCCTCAG CAACAGCAAGGAGGACCATTTGAAGTCGATATTTGTGCACTGTGACAAGGGAGGCTACAGGTTAAAGGACAACGTTCAGTTCCACCTCTACATCAGCACCTCGCCCTGCGGAGACGCCAGGATCTTCTCCCCACACGAGGCCGGAGTGGAAG ACCAAGGAGACAGACATCCAAACCGGAAAGCACGGGGCCAGCTAAGGACCAAAATTGAGTCAGGGGAAGGCACCATCCCTGTGAGGTCCAGCAACACCATCCAGACCTGGGATGGAGTGCTGCAAGGAGAGAGGTTACTCACAATGTCGTGCAGTGACAAGATCGCAAG GTGGAATGTGGTGGGCATCCAGGGCTCTTTGATGAGCTACTTCACGGAGCCAATCTACTTCTCCAGCATCATCCTTGGCAGCCTTTACCACGCTGACCACCTCTCCCGGGCCATGTACCAGCGCATCGCAGATATCGAGGACCTGCCCCAGCAGTTCACTCTCAACAGGCCTTTACTCAGTG GTATAAGTAATGCGGAGGCCAGGCAGCCAGGCAAGGCACCAAACTTCAGTGTGAACTGGACGGTGGGTGACCAGGCCCTGGAGGTGATCAATGCAACCACAGGCAAGGACGACATGGGTCGCGCTTCACGTCTTTGCAAGCACACCCTCTACAGCCGTTGGGTGCGCCTACATTCTAAG CTGTCCTCCATCTTGCGGATCAAGGTGCTCAAGCCCAGCTCCTACCATGAAGCCAAGCAGGCAGCCACAGAGTACCACTCGGCTAAGCAGGCGCTCATCAAGGCCTTCCACAAGGCCGGCCTTGGGGCTTGGGTCAAAAAGCCCATTGAGCAAGACCAGTTCACCCTCAGCTCCTGA
- the adarb1b gene encoding double-stranded RNA-specific editase 1 isoform X2, producing the protein MDVDEEENMSSSSTDVKENRNLDNVSCKDGLGVAEQLPNGSGLGSRKRPLEEGNSGHTHSKFRAKKRKKTPGPVLPKNALMQLNEIKPGLQYKLLSQTGPVHAPVFVMTVEVNGQMFEGMGPTKKKAKLNAAEKALRSFVQFPNASEAHLAMGRTLTVNTDFTSDQADFPDMLFNGFETPAAPEESFYLGSNGSSSLNSLGEYPLPTPPGSNLVQAPLPPPLAFNSPSSGKNPVMILNELRPGLKYDFVSESGESHAKNFVMSVTVDAQTFEGSGRNKKLAKARAAQAALSALFNMQLDQTPSRQPIPREGLQLHLPQVLADAVSRLVVDKFSELTDNFTSPHARRKVLAGVVMTTGTDVKEAQVICVSTGTKCINGEYMSDRGLALNDCHAEIIARRSLIRYLYTQLEFFLSNSKEDHLKSIFVHCDKGGYRLKDNVQFHLYISTSPCGDARIFSPHEAGVEDQGDRHPNRKARGQLRTKIESGEGTIPVRSSNTIQTWDGVLQGERLLTMSCSDKIARWNVVGIQGSLMSYFTEPIYFSSIILGSLYHADHLSRAMYQRIADIEDLPQQFTLNRPLLSGISNAEARQPGKAPNFSVNWTVGDQALEVINATTGKDDMGRASRLCKHTLYSRWVRLHSKLSSILRIKVLKPSSYHEAKQAATEYHSAKQALIKAFHKAGLGAWVKKPIEQDQFTLSS; encoded by the exons ATGGatgtggatgaggaggagaataTGA GTTCGAGCAGCACCGACGTTAAGGAAAACCGAAATCTGGACAACGTGTCCTGCAAAGATGGGCTGGGAGTGGCTGAACAGCTCCCCAATGGAAGCGGCCTGGGCAGTCGAAAGCGCCCCCTAGAGGAGGGAAACAGTGGTCACACACACTCCAAGTTCCGTGCCAAGAAGCGCAAGAAAACACCAGGGCCAGTCTTGCCCAAAAATGCTCTGATGCAGCTGAACGAAATCAAACCGGGTCTACAGTACAAATTGTTGTCTCAGACAGGACCAGTCCATGCACCAGTTTTTGTCATGACTGTGGAGGTCAATGGACAGATGTTTGAGGGCATGGGCCCAACAAAGAAGAAGGCTAAACTGAATGCAGCTGAGAAAGCACTGCGTTCCTTCGTCCAGTTCCCCAATGCCTCTGAGGCACACCTGGCCATGGGTCGAACACTGACGGTGAACACAGACTTTACATCTGACCAAGCTGACTTCCCAGATATGCTCTTCAACGGCTTTGAGACACCAGCCGCACCTGAAGAGTCCTTCTATCTAGGCTCCAATGGTAGCAGCTCCTTAAACTCACTAGGAGAGTACCCACTGCCCACACCACCTGGCAGCAACCTTGTCCAGGCCCCATTGCCCCCTCCATTGGCATTCAACTCGCCCTCCAGTGGCAAAAACCCAGTCATGATCCTCAATGAGCTCAGGCCAGGCCTCAAATATGACTTTGTCTCAGAGAGCGGGGAGAGTCATGCCAAGAATTTTGTGATGTCAGTAACAGTGGATGCACAGACGTTTGAAGGCTCAGGGCGCAACAAGAAGCTGGCTAAAGCCCGGGCAGCACAAGCCGCCCTCTCCGCTCTCTTCAACATGCAGCTAGACCAGACACCATCCCGGCAACCCATTCCGAGGGAGGGATTGCAGCTTCACCTACCCCAG GTTCTGGCTGATGCCGTCTCCCGCCTGGTGGTGGATAAGTTCAGTGAGCTGACAGACAACTTCACCTCCCCCCATGCGCGACGGAAAGTCCTAGCAGGGGTCGTCATGACAACAG GGACAGATGTGAAGGAAGCACAGGTCATTTGTGTCTCCACAGGAACCAAATGCATCAACGGTGAGTACATGAGTGACCGCGGCCTGGCACTCAATGACTGCCACGCTGAGATAATCGCCCGACGCTCGCTCATCAGGTACCTCTACACTCAGCTGGAGTTCTTCCTCAG CAACAGCAAGGAGGACCATTTGAAGTCGATATTTGTGCACTGTGACAAGGGAGGCTACAGGTTAAAGGACAACGTTCAGTTCCACCTCTACATCAGCACCTCGCCCTGCGGAGACGCCAGGATCTTCTCCCCACACGAGGCCGGAGTGGAAG ACCAAGGAGACAGACATCCAAACCGGAAAGCACGGGGCCAGCTAAGGACCAAAATTGAGTCAGGGGAAGGCACCATCCCTGTGAGGTCCAGCAACACCATCCAGACCTGGGATGGAGTGCTGCAAGGAGAGAGGTTACTCACAATGTCGTGCAGTGACAAGATCGCAAG GTGGAATGTGGTGGGCATCCAGGGCTCTTTGATGAGCTACTTCACGGAGCCAATCTACTTCTCCAGCATCATCCTTGGCAGCCTTTACCACGCTGACCACCTCTCCCGGGCCATGTACCAGCGCATCGCAGATATCGAGGACCTGCCCCAGCAGTTCACTCTCAACAGGCCTTTACTCAGTG GTATAAGTAATGCGGAGGCCAGGCAGCCAGGCAAGGCACCAAACTTCAGTGTGAACTGGACGGTGGGTGACCAGGCCCTGGAGGTGATCAATGCAACCACAGGCAAGGACGACATGGGTCGCGCTTCACGTCTTTGCAAGCACACCCTCTACAGCCGTTGGGTGCGCCTACATTCTAAG CTGTCCTCCATCTTGCGGATCAAGGTGCTCAAGCCCAGCTCCTACCATGAAGCCAAGCAGGCAGCCACAGAGTACCACTCGGCTAAGCAGGCGCTCATCAAGGCCTTCCACAAGGCCGGCCTTGGGGCTTGGGTCAAAAAGCCCATTGAGCAAGACCAGTTCACCCTCAGCTCCTGA